A genomic region of Candidatus Pseudomonas phytovorans contains the following coding sequences:
- a CDS encoding transcriptional regulator — MNTSGDRLKALLHECGLSPSDLAAQRGVTPQHVNNWFKRGVPLARLDELADLFCVHRRWLRTGEGAKHPNSIQRNQPPRQAPADPPSPLSAHRARELKVPFYEVRNGLLSPVASKYLRLPAKALKRLGVHADKAICLAMPASNMLPLVPLEATLAVDLGMTQIIEGETYALLHNGVLRVNNLSLGPRDTLYLHSHDRRNYATERYTPAQRQAQGLEIIGWVFHWSHFRQQRPC; from the coding sequence ATGAACACTTCCGGCGACCGCCTCAAAGCCCTTCTTCATGAATGTGGCCTGTCCCCTTCCGATCTCGCTGCTCAGCGCGGCGTCACACCGCAGCACGTCAACAACTGGTTCAAACGCGGCGTGCCCCTGGCCCGCCTGGACGAACTGGCCGACCTGTTCTGTGTGCATCGGCGTTGGCTACGCACGGGCGAAGGGGCCAAACACCCGAACTCGATCCAGCGCAACCAGCCGCCACGCCAAGCTCCGGCTGACCCGCCCAGCCCACTGTCGGCACACCGCGCCCGGGAGCTGAAGGTGCCCTTTTACGAGGTGCGAAACGGCCTGCTTTCGCCGGTTGCCAGCAAATACCTGCGCCTGCCCGCAAAAGCACTGAAAAGGTTGGGGGTGCACGCCGATAAAGCAATCTGCCTGGCCATGCCCGCCAGTAACATGCTGCCGCTTGTTCCGCTGGAGGCCACCTTGGCCGTCGACCTGGGGATGACGCAGATAATAGAGGGCGAGACCTATGCCCTGCTGCACAACGGCGTACTCAGGGTAAACAACCTCAGCCTCGGCCCACGCGACACCCTGTACCTTCACAGCCATGACCGGCGCAATTACGCCACCGAACGCTACACCCCCGCCCAGCGCCAGGCGCAAGGGCTGGAGATTATCGGTTGGGTATTCCACTGGTCGCATTTCCGTCAGCAGCGGCCATGCTGA
- a CDS encoding aldehyde dehydrogenase encodes MRYAHPGTEGAKVSFKSRYGNYIGGEFVAPVKGQYFDNTSPVNGKLIAEFPRSTAEDIDKALDAAHAAADAWGRTAVQDRSNVLLRIADRIEQNLELLAITETWDNGKPIRETLNADIPLAVDHFRYFAGCIRAQEGGAAEINEGTVAYHIHEPLGVVGQIIPWNFPILMAAWKLAPALAAGNCVVLKPAEQTPLGITVLLEVIGDLLPPGVLNVVQGFGREAGEALATSKRIAKIAFTGSTPVGSHIMKCAAENIIPSTVELGGKSPNVYFEDIMQAEPSFIEKAAEGMVLAFFNQGEVCTCPSRALVQESIYPQFMEVVMKKVLQIKRGDPLDTDTMVGAQASQQQFEKILSYLQIAQEEGAELLTGGKVEKLEGSLATGYYIQPTLLKGNNKMRVFQEEIFGPVVSVTTFKDEAEALAIANDTEFGLGAGVWTRDINRAYRMGRGIKAGRVWTNCYHLYPAHAAFGGYKKSGVGRETHKMMLDHYQQTKNLLVSYDINPLGFF; translated from the coding sequence ATGCGTTACGCACATCCCGGTACCGAAGGCGCGAAGGTTTCCTTCAAGAGCCGCTACGGGAACTACATCGGTGGCGAATTCGTAGCTCCGGTCAAGGGGCAGTACTTCGACAACACGTCCCCGGTGAATGGCAAACTGATCGCAGAATTCCCCCGTTCCACTGCCGAAGACATCGATAAAGCACTCGACGCCGCCCACGCCGCTGCCGACGCCTGGGGCCGCACTGCAGTGCAGGACCGCTCCAACGTGCTGCTGAGGATTGCCGACCGCATCGAGCAGAACCTTGAGCTGCTGGCCATTACCGAAACCTGGGACAACGGCAAGCCCATCCGCGAAACCCTCAACGCCGATATCCCGCTGGCCGTCGACCACTTCCGCTATTTCGCCGGCTGCATCCGCGCCCAGGAAGGCGGTGCTGCCGAAATCAACGAAGGCACCGTGGCCTATCACATCCACGAGCCGCTGGGCGTTGTCGGGCAGATCATTCCGTGGAACTTCCCGATCCTGATGGCGGCCTGGAAGCTGGCCCCTGCGCTGGCCGCCGGTAACTGTGTGGTGCTCAAGCCTGCCGAGCAAACGCCACTGGGCATCACCGTACTGCTTGAAGTGATCGGCGACCTGCTGCCACCTGGCGTACTCAACGTGGTGCAAGGCTTTGGCCGCGAAGCCGGTGAAGCCCTGGCGACCAGCAAGCGCATCGCCAAGATCGCTTTTACCGGTTCAACCCCGGTTGGCTCGCACATCATGAAATGCGCAGCCGAGAACATTATCCCGTCCACCGTTGAGCTGGGCGGCAAGTCGCCGAACGTGTACTTCGAAGACATCATGCAGGCCGAGCCGAGCTTCATCGAAAAAGCGGCCGAAGGCATGGTGCTGGCGTTCTTCAACCAGGGTGAGGTGTGTACCTGCCCGTCGCGCGCGCTGGTACAGGAGTCGATCTACCCGCAGTTCATGGAAGTGGTGATGAAGAAGGTGCTGCAGATCAAGCGCGGCGACCCGCTGGACACCGACACCATGGTCGGCGCCCAGGCTTCGCAGCAGCAGTTCGAGAAGATTCTTTCGTACCTGCAGATCGCCCAGGAAGAAGGCGCCGAGCTGCTGACCGGCGGCAAGGTCGAGAAGCTGGAAGGCTCGCTGGCCACCGGTTACTACATCCAGCCGACCCTGCTCAAGGGCAACAACAAGATGCGCGTGTTCCAGGAAGAAATCTTCGGCCCGGTGGTCAGCGTCACCACCTTCAAGGACGAAGCCGAAGCCCTGGCGATTGCCAACGACACCGAGTTCGGCTTGGGCGCCGGCGTGTGGACCCGCGACATCAACCGTGCCTACCGCATGGGCCGTGGGATCAAGGCTGGCCGCGTCTGGACCAACTGCTACCACCTGTACCCGGCGCATGCGGCGTTTGGCGGGTACAAGAAGTCGGGGGTTGGGCGTGAAACGCACAAGATGATGCTTGATCACTATCAGCAGACCAAGAACCTGCTGGTGAGCTACGACATCAACCCGCTGGGCTTCTTCTAA
- a CDS encoding zinc-dependent peptidase, producing the protein MWSFSAWRRKRTLARYPISDQQWQAVRARLPMLDGISDDEDHWLREACILFLLDKHLTCLPGVEPDDEQRLLLAAQAQLPLLHLGELNWYQGFHEIILYPDDFKSPQRHRDASGVEHVWDGEHSGEAWQQGPIILAWNGVLASGGWEAYNLVIHELAHKLDMLNGDANGLPPLHSGMPVDEWATAMQQAYDDLNRQLDNNPDAESAIDPYAAENPAEFFAVTSEYFFSAPDLLHQAYPPVYHQLSRFYRQDPLARLHRLQAEHPEYRESHA; encoded by the coding sequence ATGTGGTCATTCAGCGCCTGGCGGCGCAAGCGTACCCTGGCGCGCTACCCCATCAGCGACCAGCAATGGCAGGCCGTGCGCGCGCGCCTGCCGATGCTGGACGGCATCAGCGACGATGAAGACCACTGGCTGCGCGAAGCCTGCATCCTGTTTCTGCTCGACAAACACCTCACCTGCCTGCCCGGTGTCGAACCCGACGACGAGCAGCGCCTGCTGCTGGCCGCCCAGGCGCAGTTGCCGTTGCTGCACCTGGGTGAGCTGAACTGGTATCAGGGCTTCCACGAAATCATCCTGTACCCCGACGACTTCAAGAGCCCCCAGCGCCACCGCGATGCCAGTGGCGTGGAGCACGTGTGGGATGGCGAGCACAGCGGCGAGGCATGGCAACAGGGGCCGATCATCCTGGCCTGGAACGGCGTGCTGGCCAGTGGTGGCTGGGAGGCTTACAACCTGGTCATCCATGAGCTGGCACACAAGCTCGACATGCTCAACGGCGATGCCAACGGGCTGCCGCCGCTACACAGCGGCATGCCGGTGGATGAGTGGGCAACGGCCATGCAGCAGGCCTACGACGACCTCAACCGCCAGCTGGACAACAACCCCGACGCCGAATCCGCCATCGACCCGTATGCCGCGGAAAACCCGGCGGAGTTCTTTGCCGTCACCAGCGAGTACTTCTTTAGTGCCCCCGACCTCCTGCATCAGGCCTATCCACCGGTCTACCACCAGTTGTCGCGGTTCTACCGGCAAGACCCGCTGGCGCGGCTGCACCGCTTGCAGGCCGAACACCCCGAGTACCGCGAAAGCCACGCCTGA
- the eutC gene encoding ethanolamine ammonia-lyase subunit EutC, with protein MDHRTPTPDNPWLALRNLTPARIALGRAGTSLPTGAQLDFQFAHAQARDAVHLAFDHAGLATQLSDRGRESLVLHSAASDRHQYLQRPDLGRRLNEESIATLRQRAQANPGGVDLAIVVADGLSALAVHRHTLPFLTRFEEQAAADGWSSAPVVLVQQGRVAVADEVGELLGARMTVMLIGERPGLSSPDSLGLYFTYSPKIGLTDAYRNCISNIRLEGLSYGMAAHRLLYLMREACRRQLSGVNLKDEAEVHSLDSEATGNQKGNFLLGKG; from the coding sequence ATGGACCATCGCACGCCTACCCCCGACAACCCTTGGCTGGCCCTGCGCAACCTGACCCCGGCGCGCATCGCCCTGGGCCGTGCCGGCACCAGCCTGCCGACCGGGGCGCAACTGGACTTCCAGTTCGCCCATGCTCAGGCCCGTGATGCCGTGCACCTGGCCTTCGACCATGCCGGCCTGGCCACCCAGCTGAGTGACCGCGGGCGCGAAAGCCTGGTGCTGCACAGCGCCGCCAGTGATCGCCACCAGTACCTGCAACGCCCGGATTTGGGCCGGCGTTTGAACGAAGAATCGATTGCCACCCTGCGCCAGCGCGCTCAAGCCAACCCCGGCGGCGTCGACCTGGCCATTGTGGTCGCCGATGGCCTGTCGGCACTGGCGGTGCATCGGCACACGTTGCCATTTCTGACCCGTTTCGAAGAACAGGCTGCCGCCGACGGCTGGAGCAGCGCCCCGGTGGTGCTGGTGCAGCAGGGCCGCGTGGCGGTGGCTGACGAGGTCGGCGAGCTGCTGGGCGCGCGGATGACGGTGATGCTGATTGGCGAGCGCCCGGGGCTGAGCTCGCCCGACAGCCTTGGCCTGTATTTCACCTACTCACCCAAGATCGGCCTGACCGATGCCTACCGCAACTGCATTTCCAACATCCGCCTGGAGGGGTTGAGCTATGGCATGGCGGCGCATCGCTTGCTGTACTTGATGCGTGAAGCCTGCCGGCGCCAGCTTTCCGGGGTGAATTTAAAGGACGAAGCCGAGGTCCATAGCCTGGACAGTGAAGCTACCGGCAATCAGAAAGGCAACTTCCTGCTCGGCAAAGGGTAA
- the ppa gene encoding inorganic diphosphatase, with amino-acid sequence MSYSKIPAGKDLPNDIYVAIEIPANHAPIKYEIDKDSDTLFVDRFMATPMFYPANYGFIPNTLADDGDPLDVLVVTPYPVAPGSVIRARPVGILNMTDDGGGDAKVIAVPHDKLSQLYVDVKEYTDLPALLIQQIEHFFANYKDLEKGKWVKIEGWDGADAARAAITKSVAAYKG; translated from the coding sequence ATGAGCTACAGCAAGATTCCGGCGGGCAAAGACCTGCCGAACGACATCTACGTCGCCATCGAAATCCCGGCCAACCACGCGCCGATCAAATACGAGATCGACAAGGACAGCGACACCCTGTTCGTCGACCGTTTCATGGCTACCCCAATGTTCTACCCAGCCAACTACGGCTTCATCCCGAACACCCTGGCTGACGACGGTGACCCGTTGGACGTGCTGGTGGTTACCCCTTACCCGGTAGCGCCAGGCTCGGTCATCCGCGCCCGTCCGGTCGGCATTCTGAACATGACCGACGACGGCGGCGGCGACGCCAAGGTCATCGCTGTTCCTCACGACAAGCTGTCGCAGCTGTACGTCGACGTGAAGGAATACACCGACCTGCCAGCCCTGCTGATCCAGCAGATCGAGCACTTCTTCGCCAACTACAAAGATCTCGAAAAGGGCAAGTGGGTCAAGATCGAAGGTTGGGATGGCGCTGACGCCGCCCGTGCCGCGATCACCAAATCGGTTGCTGCCTACAAAGGCTGA
- the eat gene encoding ethanolamine permease, with product MPSDHSAGSPAGSSVDFEKVGSDYFQQRELKKGAAGWVLLVGLGVAYVISGDYAGWNFGLAQGGWGGMFLATLLMATMYLCMCFSLAELSSMIPTAGGGYGFARSAFGPWGGFLTGTAILIEYAIAPAAIAVFIGAYCESLFGIGGWVIYLAFYIIFIGIHIFGVGEALKLMFIITAVAAIALAVFLVSMVPHFDAANLFDIAKTDAVGASSFLPFGYVGVWAAIPYAIWFFLAVEGVPLAAEETKNPKRDLPRGLIGAMLVLLAFALLILVVGPGGAGSEALKASGNPLVEALSKAYGGSTWMGGFVNLVGLAGLIASFFSIIYAYSRQIFALSRAGYLPRKLSETNKSKAPVLALIIPGIIGFALSLTGQGDLLILVAVFGATLSYVLMMAAHITLRIRRPKMERPYRTPGGIFTSGVALVLACIAVVAGFLVDPRVVIGAAVIYAVLIAYFAFYSRHHLVAGTPEEEFAAIQQAEEALH from the coding sequence ATGCCAAGCGATCATTCCGCCGGCTCGCCGGCAGGCTCTTCCGTCGATTTTGAAAAAGTCGGATCAGACTATTTCCAGCAACGTGAACTGAAAAAAGGCGCCGCAGGTTGGGTACTGCTGGTCGGCCTGGGCGTGGCTTATGTCATCTCCGGCGACTACGCCGGCTGGAACTTCGGCCTGGCCCAGGGCGGCTGGGGCGGCATGTTCCTCGCTACCTTGCTGATGGCCACCATGTACTTGTGCATGTGCTTCTCGCTGGCCGAACTGTCGTCGATGATCCCCACCGCAGGCGGCGGCTATGGCTTTGCCCGCAGCGCCTTCGGCCCCTGGGGCGGCTTTCTCACCGGCACGGCGATCCTGATTGAATATGCCATTGCGCCCGCTGCCATCGCCGTGTTCATCGGCGCCTATTGCGAGTCACTGTTCGGCATCGGCGGGTGGGTCATCTACCTGGCCTTCTACATCATCTTCATCGGCATCCACATCTTCGGCGTGGGCGAAGCGTTGAAGCTGATGTTCATCATCACCGCCGTCGCGGCTATCGCCCTGGCGGTGTTTCTGGTGAGCATGGTGCCCCATTTTGATGCAGCCAACCTGTTCGACATCGCCAAAACGGACGCGGTAGGCGCCAGCAGCTTCCTGCCGTTCGGCTATGTCGGCGTGTGGGCGGCCATCCCTTACGCCATCTGGTTCTTCCTCGCCGTAGAAGGCGTGCCGCTGGCCGCCGAAGAAACCAAGAACCCCAAGCGTGACCTGCCTCGCGGCCTGATCGGCGCCATGCTGGTACTGCTGGCCTTCGCCCTGCTGATCCTGGTGGTCGGCCCTGGCGGTGCCGGTTCCGAGGCGCTGAAGGCATCCGGTAACCCACTGGTTGAAGCGCTGTCCAAGGCTTACGGCGGCAGTACCTGGATGGGCGGGTTCGTCAACCTGGTCGGCCTGGCCGGGCTGATCGCCAGCTTCTTCTCGATCATCTACGCCTATTCCCGGCAGATCTTTGCCCTGTCGCGGGCCGGCTACCTGCCGCGCAAGTTGTCGGAAACCAACAAGAGCAAAGCCCCGGTACTGGCCCTGATCATCCCCGGCATCATCGGCTTTGCCCTGTCACTGACCGGCCAGGGCGACTTGCTGATCCTGGTGGCGGTATTCGGCGCTACGCTTTCCTATGTGCTGATGATGGCCGCGCACATCACCCTGCGCATCCGCCGGCCGAAGATGGAGCGCCCGTACCGCACCCCCGGTGGCATCTTCACTTCGGGCGTGGCGCTGGTGCTGGCTTGCATCGCTGTGGTTGCCGGCTTCCTTGTCGACCCACGGGTGGTAATTGGCGCCGCAGTGATCTATGCGGTATTGATTGCCTACTTTGCTTTCTACAGCCGCCACCACCTGGTCGCGGGCACGCCGGAAGAGGAATTCGCCGCAATCCAGCAGGCCGAAGAGGCCCTGCACTGA
- a CDS encoding DedA family protein — MDFNPLDLILHLDAYLDLLVTNYGPWIYAILFTVIFCETGLVVMPFLPGDSLLFIAGAVAAGGGMDPVLLAGLLMAAAILGDSTNYVIGRTAGERLFNNPNSKIFRRDYLQRTHEFYERHGGKTVTLARFLPILRTFAPFVAGIAHMHYPRFLGFSVAGSLLWVGGLVTLGYFFGNVPFIKQHLSLMVVAIIILSLVPMILGLLRGRLGRAAKAH; from the coding sequence ATGGATTTCAACCCGTTGGACCTTATCCTGCATCTCGATGCCTACCTCGATCTGCTGGTCACTAATTACGGTCCCTGGATCTACGCCATCCTTTTCACCGTGATCTTCTGCGAAACCGGGCTGGTGGTAATGCCGTTCCTGCCGGGCGATTCGCTGCTGTTCATAGCCGGCGCTGTAGCCGCGGGTGGTGGTATGGACCCGGTGCTGCTGGCTGGCCTGTTGATGGCTGCCGCAATCCTGGGCGACAGCACCAACTACGTGATCGGCCGAACAGCCGGTGAGCGGTTGTTCAATAACCCCAACTCGAAAATCTTCCGCCGCGACTACCTGCAGCGCACGCATGAGTTCTATGAGCGCCATGGCGGCAAGACTGTGACCCTGGCGCGCTTCCTGCCCATCCTGCGTACCTTCGCACCGTTCGTCGCCGGCATCGCCCACATGCATTACCCGCGCTTCCTTGGTTTCAGCGTTGCCGGTTCGCTGCTATGGGTCGGTGGCCTGGTCACCTTGGGCTACTTCTTCGGCAACGTACCGTTCATCAAGCAGCACCTGTCGCTGATGGTGGTAGCCATCATCATCCTGTCGCTGGTGCCGATGATCCTCGGCCTGTTGCGCGGCCGCCTGGGCCGTGCGGCCAAGGCGCACTGA
- a CDS encoding GNAT family N-acetyltransferase codes for MRIIKATLEHLDLLTPLFVRYREFYGQLPYPDSSRSFLEKRLKRDESVIYLALSDDDDGKLMGFCQLYPSYSSLSLKRVWILNDIYVAEDSRRMLVADHLMREAKKMAKETNAVRMRVSTSADNEVAHKTYESIGFREDTEFKSYILPISQD; via the coding sequence ATGCGCATCATCAAGGCAACCCTGGAACACCTCGACCTGCTCACCCCGTTGTTCGTCCGATACCGTGAGTTCTACGGGCAACTCCCCTACCCCGACAGCTCGCGCAGCTTCCTGGAAAAGCGCCTGAAACGGGATGAATCGGTGATCTACCTGGCCCTGTCGGATGACGACGACGGCAAGTTGATGGGCTTCTGCCAGCTGTACCCGAGCTACTCGTCGCTGTCGCTCAAGCGGGTATGGATTCTCAACGACATCTACGTGGCCGAAGACTCGCGGCGTATGCTGGTGGCCGACCACCTGATGCGTGAAGCGAAGAAAATGGCCAAAGAGACCAACGCCGTGCGCATGCGGGTATCGACCAGCGCGGACAATGAGGTCGCGCACAAGACCTACGAATCCATCGGGTTTCGTGAAGACACCGAGTTCAAGAGCTACATCCTGCCGATCAGCCAGGACTGA
- a CDS encoding sigma-54-dependent Fis family transcriptional regulator, whose translation MQSNHFSRHAQQVHTVAHGGAGEGGSDPSIARSWLRCLEDYHLDPAVIAAPVVLEHGRLLESRERLRQVLQIADPEMNSLHQQLSGAGHAVLLTDARGVILNCVSAPTERRSFERAGLWLGADWSEAREGTNGIGTCLVERQALTIHQNEHFRGRHTGLTCSASPVFDPHGELLAVLDVSSARPDVSRQSQFHTMALVNLSAKMIESCYFLRHYEQHWLLRFHLQAESVGLFSEGLLAFDGDGRICAANQSALNLLGTVRGGVLGKPVQRFFACSHDELFNRAMPAGSTIWPLQTVDGRQVFASLRGQARTPVWSVPTAYRQPVREVEPAICLLDPALQNDFRRCVRVFERDVPLLLRGETGCGKEAFAHAVHQASERRGKPFVAINCASIPESLIESELFGYRGGSFTGARKEGMRGKLLQADGGTLLLDEIGDMPLALQTRLLRVLEERQVVPIGGEPQAVDVRIVSATHRDLLERVEQGSFREDLYYRLNGLEVALPAVRERSDKSQLLDFLLRQEAQGQKVEIEPEARQALLDFAWPGNVRQMRNVLRTLVALCEEPCIAFSDLPAIVQRSANPVGAGAPAKTSYQEIQGEGVALVRGLARSHRFSVGPGIDGEPLGAEVLQDAERQALMEVLEAKHWHLTRVAEHLGISRNTLYRKLRKHGITRAD comes from the coding sequence ATGCAGAGCAATCATTTCAGTCGCCATGCCCAGCAAGTCCATACCGTTGCCCATGGCGGCGCCGGGGAGGGCGGCAGTGACCCGTCCATCGCCCGCTCCTGGCTGCGGTGCCTGGAGGACTACCACCTCGACCCTGCTGTGATCGCGGCACCGGTGGTGCTTGAGCACGGGCGCCTGCTGGAAAGCCGCGAGCGCCTGCGCCAGGTGCTGCAAATTGCCGACCCTGAAATGAACAGCCTGCACCAGCAGCTGTCCGGGGCCGGCCACGCGGTGCTGTTGACCGACGCCCGCGGGGTGATCCTCAATTGCGTCAGCGCGCCTACCGAGCGGCGCAGTTTCGAGCGTGCCGGGCTGTGGCTGGGCGCCGACTGGAGCGAAGCGCGCGAAGGCACCAACGGCATCGGCACCTGCCTGGTCGAGCGCCAGGCCCTGACCATCCACCAGAACGAGCACTTCCGTGGCCGCCATACCGGCCTGACCTGCTCGGCCAGCCCGGTGTTCGACCCCCATGGTGAACTGCTGGCGGTGCTTGATGTGTCGTCGGCCAGGCCTGATGTTTCGCGCCAAAGCCAGTTCCATACCATGGCATTGGTCAACCTCTCGGCGAAGATGATCGAAAGTTGCTATTTCCTGCGCCATTACGAGCAGCATTGGCTGCTGCGTTTCCACCTGCAGGCCGAGTCGGTAGGCCTGTTCAGCGAAGGGCTGTTGGCCTTCGACGGTGACGGGCGCATCTGCGCGGCCAACCAGAGCGCGCTGAACCTGCTGGGTACCGTGCGCGGTGGCGTGTTGGGCAAACCCGTGCAGCGCTTCTTCGCCTGCAGCCACGACGAGTTGTTCAACCGCGCCATGCCCGCTGGCAGCACGATATGGCCGCTACAAACCGTGGATGGCCGCCAGGTGTTCGCCAGCCTGCGTGGCCAGGCACGTACGCCGGTGTGGTCGGTGCCAACCGCATACCGGCAGCCCGTGCGCGAAGTCGAACCGGCCATCTGCCTGCTCGACCCGGCATTGCAAAACGACTTTCGCCGCTGCGTGCGGGTCTTCGAGCGTGATGTGCCGTTGTTGCTGCGCGGCGAGACCGGCTGTGGCAAGGAGGCTTTCGCCCACGCCGTGCACCAGGCCAGTGAGCGGCGGGGCAAGCCGTTTGTCGCCATCAACTGCGCCTCGATCCCGGAGAGCCTGATCGAAAGCGAGTTGTTCGGTTACCGCGGTGGCAGTTTTACCGGCGCGCGCAAAGAGGGCATGCGCGGCAAGTTGCTGCAGGCAGACGGCGGCACCTTGCTGCTGGACGAGATCGGCGACATGCCGCTGGCCCTGCAAACCCGTCTGCTGCGGGTGCTGGAAGAACGCCAGGTGGTGCCGATTGGTGGCGAGCCGCAGGCGGTTGATGTGCGCATTGTCAGCGCTACCCACCGCGACCTGCTGGAACGGGTGGAGCAGGGCAGTTTCCGTGAGGACCTCTATTACCGCCTCAATGGCCTGGAAGTGGCATTGCCGGCGGTGCGTGAGCGCAGTGACAAGTCGCAGTTGCTGGACTTTCTGCTGCGTCAGGAGGCGCAGGGGCAGAAGGTCGAAATTGAACCTGAGGCACGGCAGGCGCTGCTCGACTTCGCCTGGCCGGGCAATGTGCGGCAGATGCGCAATGTGCTGCGGACCCTGGTGGCGCTTTGCGAAGAACCCTGTATTGCATTTTCGGATCTCCCTGCAATTGTCCAACGCAGCGCCAATCCTGTGGGAGCGGGCGCGCCCGCGAAGACGTCCTACCAGGAAATACAGGGCGAGGGCGTTGCCCTCGTTCGCGGGCTCGCCCGCTCCCACAGGTTCAGCGTTGGGCCAGGAATTGACGGTGAACCACTGGGTGCCGAGGTTTTGCAGGATGCGGAACGGCAAGCACTCATGGAGGTGCTGGAGGCAAAACACTGGCACTTGACCCGCGTCGCCGAGCACTTGGGCATCAGCCGCAATACCTTGTATCGAAAACTGCGCAAACACGGCATCACCAGGGCTGACTGA
- a CDS encoding ethanolamine ammonia-lyase subunit EutB, which translates to MASFVHTVGHLVYRFDSLKDVMAKASPARSGDFLAGVAASNDGERVAAQMALANIPLTHFLNEALIPYEADEVTRLIIDTHDAQAFAPVSHLTVGGLRDWLLSEEANEESLRALAPGLTPEMAAAVSKIMRVQDLVLVAQKIRVVTRFRGTMGLRGRLSTRLQPNHPTDEPAGIAASILDGLLYGNGDAMIGINPATDSIASICALLEMLDAIIQRYDIPTQSCVLTHVTTSIEAINRGVPLDLVFQSIAGTEAANAGFGINLNVLQEGYEAGLSLKRGTLGQNLMYFETGQGSALSANAHHGVDQQTCETRAYAVARHFKPFLVNTVVGFIGPEYLYNGKQIIRAGLEDHFCGKLLGVPMGCDICYTNHAEADQDDMDTLLTLLGVAGINFIMGIPGSDDIMLNYQTTSFHDALYARQTLGLKPGPEFEAWLARTGIFTQADGRVRFGDNLPPAFRQALAQLA; encoded by the coding sequence ATGGCAAGTTTTGTACACACGGTAGGCCACCTGGTTTACCGCTTCGACAGCCTCAAGGACGTGATGGCCAAGGCCAGCCCGGCACGCTCGGGGGACTTCCTGGCGGGTGTCGCGGCCAGCAATGACGGTGAGCGCGTCGCCGCGCAAATGGCCTTGGCCAACATCCCGCTGACGCACTTTCTCAATGAAGCACTGATCCCTTACGAAGCCGATGAAGTCACGCGCCTGATCATCGACACCCACGATGCACAGGCCTTTGCCCCGGTCAGCCACCTGACCGTGGGCGGCCTGCGCGACTGGCTGCTGAGCGAGGAGGCCAATGAAGAGAGTCTGCGCGCCCTGGCACCCGGGCTGACACCGGAAATGGCCGCAGCGGTATCGAAGATCATGCGCGTGCAGGACCTGGTGCTGGTGGCGCAGAAAATCCGAGTGGTCACCCGGTTCCGCGGCACCATGGGTTTGCGCGGCCGCTTGTCGACCCGGCTGCAGCCCAACCACCCGACTGACGAGCCGGCCGGTATCGCGGCCAGCATTCTCGACGGCCTGCTGTACGGCAACGGCGACGCGATGATCGGCATCAACCCGGCCACCGACAGCATTGCCTCGATCTGTGCCCTGCTGGAAATGCTCGACGCCATCATTCAGCGCTACGACATCCCCACCCAGTCCTGCGTGCTGACCCACGTCACCACCTCGATCGAAGCGATCAACCGCGGCGTGCCGCTGGACCTGGTGTTCCAGTCCATTGCCGGCACCGAGGCGGCCAACGCCGGGTTCGGCATCAACCTGAACGTGCTGCAGGAAGGTTACGAAGCGGGCCTGTCGCTGAAACGCGGCACCCTCGGGCAAAACCTGATGTACTTCGAAACCGGCCAGGGCAGCGCACTGTCCGCCAACGCCCATCATGGCGTCGACCAGCAAACCTGCGAAACCCGCGCCTATGCCGTGGCCCGCCACTTCAAGCCATTTTTGGTCAACACCGTGGTCGGATTCATCGGCCCGGAGTACCTGTACAACGGCAAGCAGATCATCCGCGCCGGCCTCGAAGACCACTTCTGCGGCAAGCTGCTGGGCGTGCCGATGGGCTGCGACATCTGCTACACCAACCACGCCGAAGCCGACCAGGACGACATGGACACCCTGCTGACCTTGCTGGGTGTGGCCGGGATCAACTTCATCATGGGCATCCCCGGGTCCGACGACATCATGCTCAACTACCAGACCACTTCGTTCCACGACGCGCTGTACGCGCGCCAGACCCTGGGCCTGAAGCCCGGCCCGGAGTTCGAAGCATGGCTGGCCCGCACCGGCATCTTCACCCAGGCCGATGGCCGGGTGCGCTTCGGTGACAACCTGCCGCCGGCCTTCCGCCAGGCCTTGGCACAGCTTGCATAG